One window from the genome of Paracoccus zhejiangensis encodes:
- a CDS encoding ATP-binding protein produces MAFGPDFSWLKRFFPRGLYGRAALILFLPVVTVTLVVSVMFLQRHFDGVTRQMTASMARELGFVAARVEQAVNAPAALLAGQAVAVPLGLSVDLPAAPNIDDDRIFYDFSGRVVIEELRHTLPQVMGIDLASDEKRVRITMNGPFGPYLLSFDRSRVSASNPHQLLVLMLFTSLLMSGIATIFLRNQLRPIKRLARAAEEYGKGRVVPYRAVGATEVRSAGTAFLDMRNRLERSNEQRKLMLSGISHDLRTPLTRLRLGLSMLSPDLPTDQPEIDAMTADVDEMSRMVGAFLDYSRDEAQEGPPVATEALPFLRGLVADAQRAGQKVRLAGVEGPEDGRVTFRPDMLRRAIENLIGNAVRYGDHAEVDAALAPRSLRISVEDDGPGIPELQMDEAMRPFTRLDPSRNQNRGQGVGLGLSIAADVARAHGGQLRLVRGVRLGGLRAEIVIPR; encoded by the coding sequence ATGGCATTCGGCCCCGATTTCAGCTGGCTCAAGCGCTTCTTCCCGCGCGGTCTCTATGGCCGCGCAGCACTGATCCTGTTCCTGCCGGTGGTCACGGTGACGCTGGTGGTCAGCGTCATGTTCCTGCAGCGCCATTTCGACGGGGTGACCCGGCAGATGACCGCCAGCATGGCGCGCGAGCTGGGCTTTGTCGCCGCGCGGGTCGAGCAGGCCGTGAACGCCCCGGCGGCGCTGCTGGCGGGCCAGGCGGTGGCCGTGCCGCTGGGGCTTTCGGTTGACCTTCCGGCCGCGCCGAACATCGACGATGACCGGATCTTCTACGATTTCTCGGGGCGGGTGGTGATCGAGGAATTGCGCCACACCCTGCCGCAGGTGATGGGAATCGATCTTGCAAGCGACGAGAAGCGGGTGCGGATCACCATGAACGGCCCGTTCGGGCCCTATCTCCTGTCCTTCGATCGCAGCCGGGTCAGTGCCTCGAACCCGCATCAGCTGCTGGTGCTGATGCTGTTCACCTCGCTTCTGATGTCGGGGATCGCCACGATCTTCCTGCGCAACCAGCTGAGGCCGATCAAGCGACTGGCGCGGGCGGCCGAGGAATATGGCAAGGGCCGGGTGGTGCCCTATCGCGCGGTCGGTGCGACCGAGGTGCGCAGCGCCGGCACCGCCTTCCTGGACATGCGTAACCGGCTCGAGCGCAGCAACGAGCAGCGCAAGCTGATGCTGTCGGGGATCAGCCATGACCTGCGCACGCCGCTGACACGGCTGCGGCTGGGGCTGTCGATGCTGTCGCCCGACCTGCCGACCGACCAGCCCGAGATCGACGCGATGACCGCCGATGTCGACGAGATGAGCCGGATGGTGGGGGCCTTCCTCGATTACTCACGCGACGAGGCGCAGGAGGGGCCGCCGGTCGCCACCGAGGCCTTGCCCTTCCTGCGCGGGCTGGTGGCGGATGCGCAGCGGGCCGGGCAGAAAGTCCGGCTGGCCGGAGTCGAGGGTCCCGAGGATGGTCGCGTCACCTTCCGCCCCGACATGCTGCGCCGGGCGATCGAGAACCTGATCGGCAATGCCGTGCGCTATGGCGACCATGCCGAGGTCGATGCCGCGCTGGCCCCGCGCAGCCTGCGCATCAGCGTCGAGGATGACGGCCCGGGCATTCCCGAACTGCAGATGGACGAAGCCATGCGGCCCTTCACCCGGCTGGACCCGTCGCGGAACCAGAACCGGGGGCAGGGGGTGGGGCTGGGCCTCTCGATCGCGGCGGATGTGGCGCGCGCGCATGGCGGGCAATTGCGGCTGGTACGGGGGGTGCGGCTTGGCGGGCTGCGGGCCGAGATCGTGATTCCGCGGTGA
- a CDS encoding TRAP transporter large permease, which produces MEILPLSILLVVVLFGLLATGLWVGFALIAVGLVAMVAAAPAPPGPVFATKVWGALNVWDLTALPMFIWMGEILYRSRLSSDLFRGLAPFTRRLPGGLLHVNVLGCAVFAAVSGSSAATTATVGRMSLPELARRGYDRDISVGSLAGSGTMGFLIPPSIILIVYGAATEQSIARLFLAGVLPGLMLALLFSGWIVIWALMNPTRMPAAEPATTGAEKRAALRLLLPVVGLIVAVIGSIYAGIASPTEAAVIGVLGALLIAWATGGLDRQAAVQALLGAARTSAMICFILMGAAFLTVAMGYTGIPRALAAWVGEQGFSPNWLLVALMGLFILLGCFLDGISMVVLTVSVILPMVLAAGIDPIWFGIFLVLVVEMSQITPPVGFNLFVLQGVTGRNIFDLARCALPFFLLLVAAVLILMAFPAVALWLPSTMMAR; this is translated from the coding sequence ATGGAGATCCTGCCGCTCTCGATCCTGCTGGTCGTGGTGCTTTTCGGTCTTCTGGCGACCGGTCTCTGGGTCGGCTTCGCGCTGATAGCCGTGGGGCTGGTCGCCATGGTCGCCGCCGCGCCCGCCCCGCCCGGCCCGGTCTTCGCCACCAAGGTCTGGGGCGCGCTGAATGTCTGGGACCTGACCGCGCTGCCGATGTTCATCTGGATGGGCGAAATCCTCTATCGATCCCGGCTGTCCTCGGACCTGTTCCGCGGCCTTGCCCCCTTCACCCGGCGGCTTCCCGGCGGCCTGCTGCATGTCAACGTGCTCGGCTGCGCGGTCTTTGCCGCCGTCAGCGGCTCGTCGGCGGCGACCACCGCCACGGTCGGGCGCATGTCGCTGCCGGAGCTGGCGCGGCGCGGCTATGACCGCGACATCTCGGTCGGCTCGCTGGCCGGGTCGGGCACGATGGGATTCCTGATCCCGCCCTCGATCATCCTCATCGTCTATGGCGCCGCGACCGAGCAATCCATCGCCCGGCTGTTCCTCGCCGGCGTGCTGCCGGGGCTGATGCTGGCGCTGCTGTTTTCGGGCTGGATCGTGATCTGGGCGCTGATGAACCCGACGCGGATGCCCGCCGCCGAGCCCGCAACGACCGGTGCCGAGAAGCGCGCCGCCCTGCGCCTGCTGCTGCCGGTCGTCGGGCTGATCGTCGCCGTCATCGGCTCGATCTATGCCGGCATCGCCTCGCCGACCGAGGCGGCGGTGATCGGCGTTCTGGGCGCGCTGCTGATTGCCTGGGCGACCGGCGGGCTGGACCGGCAGGCGGCGGTTCAGGCGCTTCTGGGCGCGGCGCGGACCAGCGCGATGATCTGCTTCATCCTGATGGGCGCGGCCTTCCTGACCGTTGCCATGGGCTATACCGGCATCCCGCGCGCGCTGGCGGCATGGGTGGGCGAGCAGGGCTTTTCGCCGAACTGGTTGCTGGTCGCGCTGATGGGGCTGTTCATCCTGCTCGGCTGTTTCCTCGACGGCATCTCGATGGTGGTGCTGACGGTCTCGGTCATCCTGCCGATGGTGCTGGCCGCCGGGATCGACCCGATCTGGTTCGGGATCTTCCTCGTCCTCGTGGTCGAGATGAGCCAGATCACCCCGCCGGTCGGGTTCAACCTTTTCGTCCTGCAGGGGGTGACCGGGCGGAACATCTTTGACCTTGCCCGCTGCGCCCTGCCCTTCTTCCTCCTGCTGGTCGCGGCGGTGCTGATCCTGATGGCCTTCCCCGCTGTCGCGCTGTGGTTGCCCTCGACCATGATGGCGCGCTAG
- the lon gene encoding endopeptidase La produces MNEFTQETHPVLPLRDIVVFPHMIVPLFVGREKSVRALESVMEADRPILLAAQKDASVDEPAEDGIYRTGVLANVLQLLKLPDGTVKVLVEGRSRVRITGFVPNDDYFEATAEPLEQQPGDTDTVTALTRAVTEEFERYVKVRKNIPEEVVTAVAEAREPARLADLVSGHMGVEIDKKQDLLETLDVGAQLEKVYGLMQGEMSVLQVEKKIKSRVKTQMEKTQREYYLNEQMKAIQKELGDGEDGQNEIAELEEKIENTKFSKEARDKANAELKKLKSMSPMSAEATVSRNYLDWLLSLPWGVKSRTKKDLARAEAVLDADHYGLEKVKERIVEYLAVQNRSQKLKGPILSLVGPPGVGKTSLGRSLAKATGREFIRISLGGVRDESEIRGHRRTYIGSMPGKIIQALKKAKTTNPLILFDEIDKMGQDFRGDPASAMLEVLDPEQNSTFVDHYLEVEYDLSDVMFVTTANSYNMPGPLLDRMEIIPLAGYTEDEKREIARRHLLPKQIKANGLRKGEFSVTDEALNHVIRYYTREAGVRSLEREIAKLARKSVTEILKGKTKSVDVTPEKVEEYLGVRRHRFGLAEKEDQVGVVTGLAWTQVGGDLLQIEALRLPGKGRMKTTGKLGDVMKESIDAASSFVRSISPELGIRPPEFEKRDIHVHVPEGATPKDGPSAGLAMVTSIVSVLTQIPVRKDVAMTGEVTLRGNALAIGGLKEKLLAALRGGIKTVLIPADNEKDLAEIPANVKEGMTIIPVSNVREVLKHALVRMPEPVEWDEAAEEAAAEAARLAARQEGGDTSGSAVAH; encoded by the coding sequence ATGAACGAATTCACTCAAGAGACTCATCCGGTATTGCCGCTGCGCGATATCGTGGTGTTTCCGCATATGATCGTGCCCTTGTTCGTGGGGCGCGAGAAATCGGTCCGGGCGCTGGAATCCGTGATGGAGGCCGACCGGCCGATCCTTCTGGCCGCGCAAAAGGATGCCTCGGTCGATGAGCCCGCCGAGGATGGCATCTACCGCACCGGCGTTCTGGCCAATGTGCTGCAACTGTTGAAACTGCCGGACGGCACCGTGAAGGTGCTGGTCGAGGGCCGCAGCCGCGTGCGCATCACCGGCTTTGTGCCGAATGATGATTACTTCGAAGCCACCGCCGAGCCGCTGGAACAGCAGCCGGGCGACACCGATACGGTAACCGCCCTGACCCGCGCCGTGACCGAGGAGTTCGAGCGTTACGTGAAGGTGCGCAAGAACATCCCCGAAGAGGTCGTCACCGCCGTTGCCGAGGCGCGCGAACCCGCGCGGCTGGCCGATCTGGTCAGCGGCCATATGGGCGTCGAGATCGACAAGAAGCAGGACCTCTTGGAAACGCTGGATGTCGGTGCGCAGCTGGAGAAGGTCTATGGCCTGATGCAGGGCGAGATGTCGGTTCTGCAGGTCGAGAAGAAGATCAAGTCGCGCGTCAAGACCCAGATGGAGAAGACCCAGCGCGAATACTACCTGAATGAGCAGATGAAGGCCATTCAGAAGGAGCTGGGCGACGGCGAGGACGGCCAGAACGAGATCGCGGAACTGGAAGAGAAGATCGAGAACACGAAATTCTCGAAGGAAGCCCGCGACAAGGCCAATGCCGAGCTGAAGAAGCTGAAGTCGATGTCGCCGATGTCGGCCGAAGCCACGGTCAGCCGCAACTACCTCGACTGGCTTCTGAGCCTGCCCTGGGGCGTGAAGTCGCGCACCAAGAAGGATCTGGCCCGTGCCGAGGCGGTGCTGGACGCCGATCATTATGGTCTGGAAAAGGTCAAGGAGCGGATCGTCGAATACCTGGCGGTGCAGAATCGCAGCCAGAAGCTGAAAGGCCCGATCCTCAGCCTCGTCGGCCCTCCGGGTGTCGGCAAGACCTCGCTGGGGCGGTCGCTCGCCAAGGCGACGGGTCGTGAATTCATCCGCATCTCGCTGGGCGGCGTGCGCGACGAATCCGAGATCCGCGGCCACCGGCGGACCTATATCGGCTCGATGCCCGGCAAGATCATCCAGGCGCTGAAGAAGGCCAAGACCACGAACCCGCTGATCCTGTTCGACGAGATCGACAAGATGGGGCAGGATTTCCGCGGTGACCCGGCTTCGGCGATGCTGGAGGTTCTGGATCCCGAACAGAACTCGACCTTTGTGGACCACTATCTCGAGGTGGAATACGACCTGTCGGACGTGATGTTCGTGACCACGGCCAACAGCTACAACATGCCGGGGCCGCTGCTCGATCGGATGGAGATCATCCCGCTGGCCGGCTATACCGAGGACGAAAAGCGCGAGATCGCGCGCCGTCACCTGCTGCCCAAGCAGATCAAGGCGAACGGGCTGCGCAAGGGCGAGTTCTCGGTCACCGACGAGGCGCTGAACCATGTCATCCGCTATTACACGCGGGAGGCCGGGGTGCGCTCGCTCGAGCGTGAGATCGCCAAGCTGGCCCGCAAGTCGGTAACCGAGATCCTCAAGGGCAAGACCAAGTCGGTCGACGTGACGCCCGAGAAGGTCGAGGAATACCTGGGCGTGCGACGTCACCGCTTCGGTCTGGCCGAGAAAGAGGACCAGGTCGGCGTGGTCACGGGTCTGGCCTGGACGCAGGTCGGCGGCGATCTGTTGCAGATCGAGGCGTTGCGCCTGCCGGGCAAGGGCCGGATGAAGACGACCGGGAAACTGGGCGATGTGATGAAGGAATCGATCGACGCGGCCTCGAGCTTCGTGCGTTCGATCTCGCCGGAACTGGGCATCCGTCCGCCGGAATTCGAGAAACGGGACATCCACGTCCACGTTCCCGAAGGCGCGACCCCCAAGGATGGTCCTTCCGCTGGTCTCGCCATGGTCACCTCGATCGTGTCGGTGCTGACCCAGATCCCCGTCCGCAAGGACGTGGCGATGACGGGCGAGGTCACGCTGCGCGGCAATGCGCTGGCCATCGGCGGCCTGAAGGAAAAGCTGCTGGCGGCGCTGAGGGGTGGCATCAAGACCGTGCTGATCCCGGCCGATAACGAGAAGGACCTGGCCGAGATCCCGGCCAACGTGAAGGAAGGCATGACCATCATTCCTGTCAGCAATGTCCGCGAGGTGCTGAAACACGCGCTGGTGCGGATGCCCGAGCCGGTTGAATGGGACGAGGCCGCTGAAGAAGCGGCCGCCGAGGCCGCGCGTCTGGCTGCGCGCCAGGAAGGTGGCGACACCTCGGGCTCTGCCGTCGCTCACTGA
- a CDS encoding TRAP transporter small permease — protein sequence MRTALDRLYAAGLWAACGAMVMIAVLVLVQVAGRLIDRLALLIGAAPPQITVPSLAEIGGFLLVAAACLALAGTLQTGGHVRVTMIAGALPPAAARLLTMLATAIAAGLAIWAGWHSALQALDSWQFNSLSYGMIKVPLWLPQGAMTLGIALLALALVDALLTLLRGGTPAFLAAEAAATGEGE from the coding sequence ATGAGGACCGCGCTTGACCGTCTCTACGCTGCGGGTCTCTGGGCGGCCTGCGGCGCGATGGTGATGATCGCGGTGCTGGTGCTGGTGCAGGTCGCCGGCCGGTTGATCGACCGGCTGGCACTGCTGATCGGCGCGGCACCGCCACAGATCACCGTGCCCTCGCTGGCCGAGATCGGCGGCTTCCTTCTGGTTGCCGCCGCCTGCCTCGCGCTGGCGGGCACGCTGCAGACGGGCGGGCATGTGCGGGTGACGATGATCGCCGGCGCGCTGCCCCCGGCAGCGGCGCGGCTCCTGACCATGCTGGCAACGGCCATCGCGGCGGGGCTGGCGATCTGGGCGGGCTGGCATTCCGCCCTGCAGGCGCTGGACAGCTGGCAGTTCAATTCGCTCAGCTACGGCATGATCAAGGTGCCGCTGTGGCTGCCGCAGGGGGCGATGACGCTGGGGATCGCGCTGCTGGCGCTGGCGCTGGTCGATGCGCTGCTGACCCTGCTGCGCGGCGGCACGCCGGCCTTTCTGGCCGCCGAGGCGGCGGCAACGGGCGAGGGCGAATAG
- the cbiB gene encoding adenosylcobinamide-phosphate synthase CbiB has product MIAALLALIADGLFGWPDRLYHRIGHPVTWLGALIAGLESRLNHGPHRILKGGLATLLTIAAATLPAWALAELAGPLIAGLLAWPLIAARSLNDHLAAVARPLAAGDLAGARRATAMIVGRDVTRADDAALSRASLESLAENASDGVIAPLFWLAVAGLPGVSAYKAINTLDSMIGHRNDRYEQFGKIAARLDDVANLIPARLTALLFALAAGSMKPLRAAFAEAHLHRSPNAGWPEAAMASALGVRLSGPRQYGDRLSDEPWLNGSARDPGAGDITRGLRLYRRALMVLAGMLAAGGLMAAIG; this is encoded by the coding sequence ATGATCGCCGCCCTTCTCGCCCTGATCGCCGATGGGCTGTTCGGCTGGCCCGACCGGCTCTATCACCGCATCGGCCACCCGGTCACCTGGCTGGGCGCGCTGATCGCCGGGCTGGAATCCCGGCTGAACCACGGCCCCCATCGCATCCTGAAGGGCGGGCTGGCGACACTGCTGACCATCGCCGCCGCCACCCTGCCGGCCTGGGCCTTGGCCGAGTTGGCCGGCCCGCTGATCGCCGGACTGCTGGCCTGGCCGCTGATCGCCGCCCGCTCGCTGAACGACCACCTCGCCGCCGTCGCCCGGCCCCTTGCCGCGGGCGATCTGGCGGGCGCGCGGCGGGCGACCGCGATGATCGTCGGTCGTGACGTCACCCGTGCCGATGATGCCGCCCTGTCGCGGGCCAGCCTGGAAAGCCTTGCCGAGAACGCCTCGGACGGGGTGATCGCACCGCTTTTCTGGCTGGCGGTGGCGGGGTTGCCGGGGGTCTCGGCCTACAAGGCGATCAACACGCTCGATTCCATGATCGGCCATCGCAATGACCGTTACGAGCAGTTCGGCAAGATTGCCGCGCGGCTGGATGACGTGGCAAACCTGATCCCGGCCCGGCTGACGGCGCTGCTGTTCGCGCTGGCGGCGGGTTCGATGAAGCCGCTGCGCGCCGCCTTCGCCGAGGCACACCTTCACCGCTCACCAAATGCCGGCTGGCCCGAGGCGGCGATGGCATCGGCACTGGGGGTGCGGCTCTCGGGTCCGCGCCAATACGGTGACCGGCTGTCGGACGAGCCCTGGCTGAACGGCAGCGCGCGCGATCCGGGGGCCGGCGACATCACCCGGGGCCTGCGACTCTATCGGCGCGCGCTGATGGTGCTGGCAGGAATGCTGGCGGCGGGAGGACTGATGGCAGCGATTGGCTGA
- a CDS encoding histidine phosphatase family protein, with translation MTRLYLIRHAPPLNGGRLAGRRDVAADCSDAPAFAAIRARITHVPAIWSSPALRCRQTSEALGLAPDLHPELWEQDYGAWENLPFDELPDLGPLAPEDLALHRPEGGESFAEMAARVLPRLAEAEGDTVIVAHAGTVRAALSMVVGPAALSFAVSPLSLTILRRAGVDWSVVAVNLTAP, from the coding sequence ATGACCCGCCTTTACCTGATCCGCCACGCCCCGCCCCTGAACGGGGGGCGGCTGGCCGGGCGCCGCGACGTGGCCGCCGATTGCAGCGATGCCCCGGCCTTCGCCGCCATCCGCGCCCGCATCACCCATGTGCCGGCGATCTGGTCGAGCCCCGCCCTGCGCTGCCGCCAGACCTCCGAGGCGCTTGGCCTTGCCCCGGACCTGCATCCCGAGCTGTGGGAACAGGATTACGGCGCGTGGGAGAACCTGCCCTTCGACGAACTGCCCGATCTCGGGCCGCTGGCCCCCGAGGATCTGGCCCTCCACCGCCCCGAGGGAGGCGAGAGCTTTGCCGAGATGGCGGCGCGGGTGCTGCCGCGTCTGGCCGAGGCGGAGGGCGACACGGTGATCGTCGCCCATGCCGGCACTGTGCGCGCCGCGCTGTCCATGGTCGTCGGCCCCGCGGCCCTGTCATTCGCCGTCTCGCCCCTGTCGCTGACCATCCTGCGCCGCGCCGGGGTCGACTGGTCGGTCGTGGCGGTGAACCTGACCGCGCCATGA
- a CDS encoding citryl-CoA lyase, translating to MENSTDRQLAEDWWRTEIIRMQPGEIRIRGYAIEDLTGRIGFAQMVWLMTRGELPTEAQARLLEAAMVAGVDHGPQAPSIAISRMAMSCGAGINGAMASAVNVLDDVHGGAGEQSVDLYHQIAAEGGTPEEAAAAVLERRAEAGQKYVPGFGHRFHPVDPRAPRLLALVDQAVRDGTVDGRFARIGRAVDAHLRATKSRPVPMNIDGATAVVYAELGFAPPLCRGIFILSRSVGILAHAYEQSLRPDRNKGPIPRQWLWRYDGAGDRELG from the coding sequence ATGGAAAACAGCACCGACCGGCAACTGGCCGAAGACTGGTGGCGGACCGAGATCATCCGCATGCAACCCGGCGAGATCCGCATTCGCGGTTATGCCATCGAAGACCTGACCGGCCGGATCGGCTTTGCCCAGATGGTCTGGCTGATGACCCGTGGCGAGCTGCCGACCGAGGCGCAGGCCCGGCTGCTGGAAGCCGCGATGGTTGCCGGCGTCGATCACGGTCCGCAGGCGCCCTCGATCGCCATCTCGCGCATGGCGATGTCCTGCGGGGCAGGGATCAACGGCGCCATGGCCTCGGCCGTGAACGTGCTGGACGATGTCCATGGCGGCGCGGGCGAGCAGTCGGTGGATCTCTATCACCAGATCGCCGCCGAGGGCGGCACGCCCGAGGAAGCCGCCGCCGCCGTTCTCGAACGCCGTGCCGAGGCGGGACAGAAATACGTTCCCGGCTTCGGCCACCGCTTCCACCCGGTCGATCCGCGAGCGCCGCGCCTCTTGGCGCTGGTCGATCAGGCGGTGCGCGATGGCACCGTCGATGGCCGTTTTGCCCGCATCGGTCGCGCTGTCGATGCGCATCTGCGCGCCACCAAATCCCGCCCGGTGCCAATGAACATCGATGGCGCGACCGCGGTGGTCTATGCCGAACTGGGCTTCGCCCCGCCGCTCTGCCGGGGCATCTTCATCCTGTCACGCTCCGTCGGCATCCTCGCCCATGCCTACGAGCAGTCCCTGCGCCCCGACCGCAACAAGGGACCGATCCCGCGCCAGTGGCTGTGGCGCTATGACGGGGCAGGGGATCGGGAGTTGGGGTAA
- a CDS encoding TRAP transporter substrate-binding protein, whose product MTRQISLIAVLAMSGLAVAGPALAQTNWDMATPYADSDFHTRNIAQFAEEVSTATGGGLTITVHSAGSLFGHPEIKDSVRKGLAPIGEVLMSRLANEDPVFEVDSVPFVANGYDQALKLWQASRETITQKLADQGLTLLYVVPWPGQGIYTKDAVTDAASFQGQNMRAYNAASERLAQLLGAVPTQVEAGDVPTAFSTGRVSAMITSPSTGVTSQAWDFTSFYTDAQAWLPKNMVIVNTEAFNALPEDQRAAITQAAAQAETRGWDMSAVEATEATEALASNGMTVAKPSEAFQGELLAIGETMTNEWLERAGEPGKAIIDAYRAE is encoded by the coding sequence ATGACCAGACAGATCAGCCTGATCGCAGTCCTTGCCATGTCGGGCCTTGCCGTGGCCGGCCCGGCGCTGGCCCAGACCAACTGGGACATGGCCACCCCCTATGCCGACAGCGATTTCCACACCCGCAACATCGCCCAGTTCGCCGAAGAAGTTTCCACCGCCACCGGCGGCGGGCTGACCATCACCGTGCATTCCGCGGGCAGCCTGTTCGGCCATCCCGAGATCAAGGATTCGGTGCGCAAGGGCCTTGCCCCGATCGGCGAGGTGCTGATGAGCCGGCTGGCGAACGAGGACCCGGTCTTCGAGGTCGACTCGGTACCCTTCGTCGCCAATGGCTATGATCAGGCGCTGAAACTGTGGCAGGCCAGCCGCGAGACGATCACCCAGAAGCTGGCCGATCAGGGGCTCACGCTGCTTTATGTCGTGCCATGGCCGGGCCAGGGCATCTATACCAAGGATGCGGTCACCGATGCCGCCAGCTTCCAGGGCCAGAACATGCGCGCCTACAACGCCGCCTCGGAGCGGCTGGCGCAGCTTCTGGGCGCGGTGCCGACGCAGGTCGAGGCCGGCGACGTGCCGACCGCCTTCTCGACCGGAAGGGTCAGCGCCATGATCACCTCGCCCTCGACCGGCGTCACCTCGCAGGCCTGGGATTTCACCAGCTTCTACACCGATGCGCAGGCCTGGTTGCCCAAGAACATGGTGATCGTGAATACCGAGGCCTTCAACGCCCTGCCCGAGGATCAGCGCGCCGCCATCACCCAAGCGGCCGCACAGGCCGAGACCCGTGGCTGGGACATGTCGGCGGTCGAGGCGACCGAGGCGACCGAGGCACTGGCCAGCAACGGGATGACCGTCGCCAAGCCGTCCGAGGCCTTCCAGGGCGAGCTGCTGGCCATCGGCGAGACCATGACCAATGAATGGCTGGAACGGGCGGGCGAGCCCGGAAAGGCCATCATCGACGCCTATCGCGCCGAATGA
- a CDS encoding HU family DNA-binding protein, whose product MARTPKSDTGDEAQFEAESPRAARVVQKREFVDRVVEATGAKKGDVKPIVEATLDQLGRAFASGETLVVNPFGRARVSMRKSNGKGSEVINLRLRRRGDGADSDED is encoded by the coding sequence ATGGCGAGAACGCCGAAATCCGACACTGGTGACGAAGCCCAATTCGAGGCGGAATCTCCCCGGGCTGCGCGGGTGGTGCAGAAGCGGGAATTCGTGGATCGCGTGGTCGAGGCGACCGGCGCCAAGAAGGGCGATGTGAAGCCCATCGTCGAGGCGACCCTTGACCAGTTGGGCCGCGCCTTTGCCTCGGGCGAGACGCTGGTGGTCAATCCCTTCGGCCGGGCGCGGGTCAGCATGCGCAAGAGCAATGGCAAGGGCAGCGAGGTCATCAACTTGCGCCTGCGCCGCCGCGGCGACGGCGCCGACAGCGACGAGGACTGA
- a CDS encoding histidine phosphatase family protein: MYPDLYLMRHGQTVWNAEGRMQGRLDSPLTDLGIAQAEAQARLIAGVEAARFASPQGRALQTARIVFDGQPFVSDARLAEIDIGEFSGRRYPDLAAEHPALFELDGFGWYDHAPGGEGFAGLMTRARSFLDSLTGPSLIITHGITLRMLRLIAMGWDMSRFEELAQHQGAVQVVRAGCHEIWREG, encoded by the coding sequence ATGTATCCCGATCTCTATCTCATGCGCCATGGCCAGACAGTGTGGAATGCCGAAGGCCGGATGCAGGGCAGGCTCGACTCGCCGCTGACCGATCTGGGCATCGCGCAGGCAGAGGCGCAGGCGCGGCTCATCGCGGGCGTCGAGGCCGCGCGCTTTGCCAGCCCGCAGGGACGGGCGCTGCAGACCGCGCGCATCGTCTTTGACGGCCAGCCCTTCGTAAGCGACGCGCGGCTGGCCGAGATCGACATCGGCGAATTCAGCGGCCGGCGTTACCCCGATCTCGCCGCCGAACACCCGGCGCTGTTCGAACTGGATGGCTTTGGCTGGTATGACCACGCCCCGGGCGGCGAGGGGTTCGCGGGCCTCATGACCCGCGCCCGCAGCTTCCTGGACAGCCTGACCGGCCCGTCGCTGATCATCACCCATGGCATCACGCTCAGGATGCTGCGGCTGATCGCCATGGGCTGGGACATGTCGCGCTTCGAGGAACTGGCCCAGCATCAGGGCGCGGTGCAAGTCGTCCGCGCCGGCTGCCACGAGATCTGGCGCGAAGGCTGA
- a CDS encoding MBL fold metallo-hydrolase, with protein sequence MSQDAKAPPAADAASLPQPPRSEDLPEGLRLVLAPNPSPLTGAGTNTFLLGREEIAVIDPGPDLPAHRAAILAAAGRGRITHIFVTHAHRDHSEGVPALAAATGAQVLGFGDALAGRSAVMQRLAAEGGAGGGEGLDLGFRPDRQLADGETVSRDEWSLTAHHTPGHAGNHLSFGWGDVTFSGDVVMGWSTTLISPPDGDLADYFRSLDRLTALAPVRLFPAHGPAIDAPLPRLAELAAHRRQRTAQILAALRDGAPSDAAALAARIYDVPPQLLPAATRNVFAHLVALSTLGAARPEGEITWQTRFSAD encoded by the coding sequence ATGAGCCAAGATGCGAAAGCCCCGCCCGCCGCAGACGCCGCGTCCCTGCCACAGCCGCCCCGCTCCGAGGATCTGCCCGAGGGCTTGCGGCTGGTGCTCGCGCCCAATCCCTCGCCCCTGACCGGAGCCGGGACCAACACCTTCCTTCTGGGCCGCGAGGAGATCGCCGTCATCGATCCCGGCCCCGACCTGCCTGCCCATCGCGCGGCGATCCTCGCCGCCGCCGGGCGCGGTCGCATCACCCATATCTTCGTCACCCATGCCCATCGCGACCATTCCGAAGGGGTGCCGGCGCTGGCCGCCGCCACCGGGGCGCAGGTGCTGGGCTTCGGCGATGCGCTGGCCGGCCGTTCGGCGGTGATGCAGCGTCTGGCGGCCGAGGGTGGTGCCGGCGGCGGCGAGGGGCTGGACCTGGGCTTCCGCCCCGACCGGCAGCTGGCCGATGGCGAGACCGTCAGCCGCGACGAGTGGAGCCTGACCGCCCACCACACCCCCGGCCATGCTGGCAATCACCTCAGCTTCGGATGGGGCGATGTGACCTTCAGCGGCGACGTGGTGATGGGCTGGTCCACCACGCTGATCTCGCCCCCCGATGGCGACCTGGCCGATTACTTCCGCAGCCTCGACCGGCTGACCGCACTGGCACCCGTGCGTCTTTTCCCGGCCCATGGTCCCGCCATCGACGCGCCGCTGCCGCGCCTCGCCGAACTGGCCGCCCATCGCCGCCAGCGCACCGCCCAGATCCTCGCCGCCCTGCGCGACGGCGCGCCCTCGGACGCCGCCGCACTGGCCGCGCGAATCTATGACGTGCCGCCCCAGCTTCTGCCCGCCGCGACCCGCAACGTCTTCGCCCATCTGGTCGCGCTGAGCACCCTCGGCGCCGCCCGCCCCGAGGGTGAAATCACCTGGCAGACGCGCTTTTCGGCAGACTGA